In a single window of the Desulfovibrio mangrovi genome:
- a CDS encoding RidA family protein, with protein MTKQIIDTPGAPAAIGPYSQAVVAGDFLFTSGALPIDPATGKMVEGSIEDRAHQVFKNLSAIAKEAGTSLDNAVKTTVYLANIADFQAVNGVYAQYFNKPFPARSAFQVAALPLGADVEVECIINLK; from the coding sequence ATGACCAAGCAAATCATCGACACTCCCGGCGCTCCGGCAGCCATCGGCCCTTACTCGCAGGCCGTTGTTGCCGGCGACTTTCTGTTCACTTCCGGGGCGCTGCCCATTGATCCTGCCACCGGCAAGATGGTGGAGGGCAGCATCGAAGATCGCGCGCATCAGGTCTTCAAGAACCTGAGCGCCATTGCCAAAGAAGCGGGCACTTCGCTCGACAATGCCGTCAAGACGACTGTTTACCTTGCCAACATTGCCGACTTTCAGGCCGTAAACGGCGTTTACGCACAATATTTCAACAAGCCCTTCCCTGCCCGCAGCGCTTTTCAGGTGGCAGCCCTGCCTCTGGGTGCGGACGTTGAAGTGGAATGCATCATCAACCTTAAGTAA